ACTTCTTCAAATACCCTATCCTAAATCAAACATATACATGACTATCACAGCTGTGAATTTCATTAGCTTATTATCTTAAACAACTTGACTTATTTTTGAACATTAGATTCTATGAACCCTCCCCTACTCCTATATGTATATAATTAATATATGGGTAATTAATGAATATGTTTTGAAGAGACTTGGTAACATACTATCTATTTAGGATGCTTGGCGCTGCATTTTGGTAAGCTTCTGAACATTCTTCCGGAAAGGCTATAATTGGTTCTACCTCGCAAGTGTAGGAGTTGTTCCTAATTGTTCAGGACAATTTATAACGAAATGTACTTTAACGTTAATTACTAAATTTTTATTCAGTAAGAGTAATGGAAATTCATCACTTACTCTTTATAATCAGCGTAAATATACATAATTAGCCCGACTAAAGCCCATACCAATAGAAAATTGAATTAATAAATCCACCTGTCCATCGGAAAGATAAAAGATTACCAAATATGCATTATTAACTGGTTGATTAAAGGATTTAAAGTAAATATGGCTATTAGAGATATGAAACTCAACCTAAGCTAATCTTTATTTTTACTCTTAACAATACCAACAAAAAATTTTATCATAATTACAGAAAAGCCAGCATATTTGCTGGCGCTCATTGTGGAGTAATTGCTATTGCTTGAGGATTAGTACCAACGCTAACAGTTGAGATTACAGAATGCGTTTTTACATCAATTACTGTTACTGTAGCACCGAGGTTATTCGCAACATATGCTAGTTTTCCGTCGGGTGTGAAGGTCACATCTACTGGAAAACGACCTACTTGAACTGTCGCAATGATTGATTGGACTTTTGTATCAATAACTGTTACTGCGTCTCCGAAAAAAGTAGTTACGTACACTAATTTCCCTTCTGGTGTTATAGCAATATCATTTGGTAGGTCTGCGGTGTTCCCTACTGGAATTGTAGCGATTACAGAATGAGTTTTAACATCGATTACAGATACTGAACCTATGGCATTTTGGTTTCCATTTATTAAATATGCCATTTTCCCATTTGGTGTAAATACGATATCGCTTGGCATATTCTCAACAGTCACAGTAGCAATGACCGAGTGAGTATTCGTATCTATGACGGAAATATTTCCTGAAGAATTATTTGAAGCATAGAGTAGTTTCCCACCCGGTACGATAGCTATAACCCTCGGAAAATCTCCAACAGGTACAGTAGCAATCACATTGTGAGTCTTTGTATCAATAACTAACACACTCCGAGATGTAGAAACAAAGACCAACTTACCATCAGGTGAAATAGCAATACTTCTTGGCCCTAATTCGACAGCAACAGTAGCAATGACCGAGTGCGTCTTAGTGTCAATAACTGATACGTTACGTGAGCCAAGGTTCGTGACATACGCTAATTTACCACTGGGAGTAAAGACGATATTATTTTGGGAATTAGCATTATTATTTATCGGTATTGTAGCAATGATTGAATGTGTTTTGATATCTATTACAGATATAGTGCCCATAAAATTTCTATCGTCTTTCAGAACATAAGCAAATTTGCTGTCAGGAGTGATTGCTATATTATTTGGTCGATTTCCAACAAATATTGTAGCGATCACGGAATTCTTCTTAGTATCGATAGCCGACACGGTGCCATCTCCATTTGCTACATAAGCCAGTACCATTGTACCGACCTCCTTTAGTTGTTATAGTTCAGTGTATGCTCGACAGCTTTAAAAATGAATTTACGATAAAGAGAAATGTATTAAATGAATAGTCCGCCCCTTTCTACTAATCTTTTTTTAACTATTTTCTTCAATGACCAACAAAATAACGGCAACTTTTTATATCAAAAAACATGTCAACAACTGCAAATAAAAAAAGTCTTGTAAATATAGAAAACAGCTAAAATATTATTAGTGTATAAGAAATTTAAGAGAAAAATTGAGCCACGTGGTCTATTAATGTAGTGACTGTTACTTATTTTGAACGAGGGATATTTTTTTAAGGGTAATAAAAATGTATATATGTTCGAATTTGAACCATTAGATGATCAATGATAAACTACGAGGATTGAATGAGATTTTTTGAAAAAAAATTAAAGCCTTGTTTCCTTTTTATGATAGGCTGTTTCGCATTAATTGTTGCTATGGATAATAAGAACTAAACACGTATAAAACGAACGTTCGTGGCATTTTTCCTTCTCTACAAACTATGATCAGTAACTCAAATGCAAGTAAAAAACAACAAAATTTACGCAAAGGGTCTTGTTTACCTATTTTAATGATCCAGTAATGACGACTACAAGAGTTAAAGCAATGATCCAAAAAATCCATCCTTTTAGCTCTGGTTTCTTATTGTTATTACTCAACTTGTTCACCTCATTTTTGCAATTCTACTTTGCTTAGATGTCTTTTTTCTTCTATTAATAGTTAACTTCATAAGAGATAAGTCTTGTTGGATTCTATTCAAAATATACTCTGCTTCTTTTATTTCATCTATAGATTTATTAGCTGTGTTAATGAACAATTCGTCTACATAACCTAACGCTTTAAACAATTCACCTGATATTTTTTCATATTGTTTGACATCCCTAATATCTTTCCTCTCCCTTCTCACATTCAAATAGTAGGAAAACGCTATTCGTTGAGTGACGCTTTACATAAATCTGATAGATAAGTCCCTAGCTAGTAAGGTATTTCTCATTTCATTCTAGCAAAAGAGTCATTCACGTGTTTTTTTCTTATGAAACGATTTAAGGAAAAAATGACATATTTTGCTCATTTATCCGCTTGTTGCTAGACATTTATATGAATATATTAATATTATTGAATGGTGTTGAAATAAAAAAGCCCTCTTCATTTTGAAAAGGTGGATTAGAGCGTTTTAAATAAATATAATAGTGACTAACATTTGCCATGGTAGTCATTACTACTAGACTATAGCCATATAAAAAAGAGCTTTATATGACGTAATATTTACCAATCCTATTTGTCTAGTATGCACCCTATATACGGTATATAATGATGTAGGATCGAGGTGTGCTTATGATGTTACATCATCCAGCAGGATTTTTTCAGCGTTTAGGTGCTTTAATATTAGATATTATATGCGTATACTTGCCACTTGCAATTTTCAGTCATTATTTTATTGGGATAGACATATTACATATTGATTTTATCTACGTCCTATATATATTTTTAGCTCCGGTGCTTTGGCGCGGTTTCACTGTTGGAAAAAGACTATCTGGTATTAGAATTATTAAAAAGAATGGTGCTGATGTTACTTATTTCACCATGTTCATTCGTACATTCATTGCACAATATATATATGTTTTAACAATAGGAATTGGTTTACTAATCAGCATTTTAATGGTGTTAATTCGTAAAGATTGTCGTTCTCTTCATGACTTTATCGCGGGTACATATGTGACTAAAGATAAGCAAGAAAGAGTATAAGAATCCCCGGGTACATGAACTTGTACCCTCACTCCGAAAAACCCACCGAGGGTCAGCTTTACCTGGTCCAAT
This window of the Cytobacillus sp. IB215665 genome carries:
- a CDS encoding beta-propeller fold lactonase family protein, producing the protein MVLAYVANGDGTVSAIDTKKNSVIATIFVGNRPNNIAITPDSKFAYVLKDDRNFMGTISVIDIKTHSIIATIPINNNANSQNNIVFTPSGKLAYVTNLGSRNVSVIDTKTHSVIATVAVELGPRSIAISPDGKLVFVSTSRSVLVIDTKTHNVIATVPVGDFPRVIAIVPGGKLLYASNNSSGNISVIDTNTHSVIATVTVENMPSDIVFTPNGKMAYLINGNQNAIGSVSVIDVKTHSVIATIPVGNTADLPNDIAITPEGKLVYVTTFFGDAVTVIDTKVQSIIATVQVGRFPVDVTFTPDGKLAYVANNLGATVTVIDVKTHSVISTVSVGTNPQAIAITPQ
- a CDS encoding RDD family protein translates to MLHHPAGFFQRLGALILDIICVYLPLAIFSHYFIGIDILHIDFIYVLYIFLAPVLWRGFTVGKRLSGIRIIKKNGADVTYFTMFIRTFIAQYIYVLTIGIGLLISILMVLIRKDCRSLHDFIAGTYVTKDKQERV